A window of Solanum stenotomum isolate F172 chromosome 3, ASM1918654v1, whole genome shotgun sequence contains these coding sequences:
- the LOC125860137 gene encoding LOB domain-containing protein 27, with amino-acid sequence MTLKGGTSQACAACKYQRRRCHDCPLAPYFPADQPKMFQNAHRLFGVSNILKILKQLDPSQKKVAMKSIIYQANARDKHPVYGCVAEIQNLLFNIQLYEEELQAVNAQLSFYRQQQQQQEISTSLSDSVSQIQLGMPPPVSAPTPANGNGLTLFHHQDVPNSQYNVAANAALPVQSYPSYSNNDFAAYNNTTFVDPKENNTVNSLWIQQSYGNNVCNNNIMQSQLPASQTILVPQEVNQDYDEIHPLFDPIDDRQSYIETKDPYESSSESSLKDTRQSMEHVAENELKNAAACFTLTSING; translated from the exons ATGACTCTCAAGGGTGGCACCAGCCAGGCGTGCGCTGCGTGCAAGTACCAGAGGAGGCGGTGTCACGACTGTCCCTTAGCACCCTATTTCCCTGCTGATCAACCCAAAATGTTTCAGAATGCGCATAGGTTATTTGGGGTCAgcaacattttaaaaatactaaaacagCTTGATCCCTCTCAAAAAAAAGTTGCTATGAAATCTATTATTTACCAAGCAAATGCCCGTGACAAGCATCCTGTATATGGATGTGTCGCggagatacaaaatttattatttaacattCAACTCTACGAAGAGGAACTTCAAGCTGTTAATGCACAACTATCATTTTACAGacaacaacagcaacaacaagAAATTTCAACAAGCCTCAGTGATTCTGTTTCCCAAATACAATTGGGAATGCCTCCTCCAGTTTCTGCACCTACACCCGCTAATGGAAATGGGTTAACACTATTTCATCACCAAGATGTGCCTAATTCCCAATATAATGTTGCTGCCAATGCTGCGTTGCCTGTTCAATCTTATCCCTCCTACTCGAATAACGACTTTGCTGCTTACAACAATACTACCTTTGTGGACCCTAAAGAAAATAATACAGTCAATTCATTATGGATTCAACAATCATATGGTAATAATGTTTGTAATAACAACATTATGCAATCTCAGTTACCAGCTTCCCAAACAATTCTTGTCCCACAAGAAGTCAATCAAGACTATGATGAGATACACCCCTTgtttgatcctattgatgacagaCAGTCTTATATCGAGACTAAAGACCCATATGAATCGAG TTCAGAGTCATCACTGAAAGACACAAGACAGTCTATGGAGCATGTTGCTGAGAATGAGTTAAAGAATGCTGCAGCATGTTTCACTCTTACGAGCATCAACGGATAG